A stretch of Flavobacteriales bacterium DNA encodes these proteins:
- a CDS encoding YebC/PmpR family DNA-binding transcriptional regulator, with the protein MGRAFEFRKARKMKRWSAMAKTFTRIGKDISIAVKEGGPSPETNSRLRAVIQNAKSANMPKDNVERAIKKAMGSDSANYVEMSLEGYAPYGVAVFVECTTDNNNRTVANVRSYFNKCEGNLGTNGSLEFIFDRKAVFTFSASQVEMDLEELEMELIDAGLEELENDEGTITVTTDFTDFSNMQKQLEGMSIELESSELQRFPNNTKALDLEEAKSVLKLIDKLEEDEDVQNVFHNMEMTEEVMSQMDN; encoded by the coding sequence ATGGGTAGAGCATTTGAATTTAGAAAAGCACGTAAAATGAAACGTTGGTCTGCTATGGCCAAAACCTTTACACGCATAGGAAAAGATATTTCTATTGCTGTCAAAGAAGGTGGTCCTAGTCCAGAAACCAACTCGAGGTTGAGGGCTGTCATTCAAAATGCCAAGTCGGCAAATATGCCTAAAGACAATGTAGAGAGAGCCATCAAAAAAGCTATGGGCTCAGATTCTGCCAATTATGTGGAGATGAGTTTAGAAGGCTATGCACCATACGGTGTGGCGGTTTTCGTAGAGTGTACCACCGACAACAACAACCGTACGGTGGCTAATGTGCGTTCTTACTTCAACAAGTGCGAAGGCAATCTAGGAACTAACGGCTCACTCGAATTTATTTTTGATAGAAAAGCCGTATTTACTTTTTCTGCTAGTCAGGTCGAAATGGACTTAGAAGAATTGGAAATGGAGCTGATAGATGCTGGTCTCGAAGAATTAGAAAACGATGAAGGCACTATTACCGTAACCACAGACTTCACCGACTTTAGTAATATGCAAAAACAATTGGAAGGCATGAGTATAGAGTTGGAAAGTTCAGAGTTACAACGCTTTCCTAACAACACCAAAGCCTTAGACTTGGAAGAGGCTAAATCAGTTCTGAAACTGATAGACAAATTGGAAGAAGACGAAGACGTGCAAAACGTTTTTCATAATATGGAGATGACCGAAGAAGTTATGTCCCAAATGGATAACTGA